CCGGCTTTAAAACCCGCTTCTATAATGGAAAGCTCGTTTTCACGTATAGTAACAGGATCGTCATTTAGCCCTAAAACACAGGCATATTCGCATAACGCAGGGCAAACCCTTCCTGTTATTTCAGGAAGATTGTTTGTAGCATCCAAAAGGGTAAATGCCTGTTTCCAATTGCCATTAAAGCTATAATCATTCCATTCCGGAATATAATTACCCAAAGGGCAAGCCCAATGGCAGAATGGAGTTGAACAATCCATGCAGCGTGACGCCTGTTCCTGAGATTGATTCTCTGAACGCATTTTATAAACATCGCTAAAATCCTTAATGCGTTCGCAGACTGCCCTGTAAGAACCAGTTTGC
This region of Candidatus Omnitrophota bacterium genomic DNA includes:
- a CDS encoding glutamate synthase codes for the protein MGKERGFLQLGRQTGSYRAVCERIKDFSDVYKMRSENQSQEQASRCMDCSTPFCHWACPLGNYIPEWNDYSFNGNWKQAFTLLDATNNLPEITGRVCPALCEYACVLGLNDDPVTIRENELSIIEAGFKAG